The following are encoded together in the Salvia hispanica cultivar TCC Black 2014 chromosome 6, UniMelb_Shisp_WGS_1.0, whole genome shotgun sequence genome:
- the LOC125192064 gene encoding adenine phosphoribosyltransferase 4-like, translating to MSALKADDPRIQAIQSSIRVVPDFPKPGIMFQDITTLLLDPKVFRDTIDLFVERYKSKNISVVAGIEARGFIFGPPIALAIGAKFVPLRKPKKLPGEVFRQEYDLEYGSDCLEMHVGAVASGERALVVDDLIATGGTLCAAMKLLECAGAEVVECACVIEIPALKGRDRLNGKPVYVLVDSQ from the exons ATGTCAGCTCTCAAAGCCGACGATCCACGCATTCAAGCCATTCAGTCAAGCATCCGCGTCGTTCCCGACTTCCCAAAACCAG GGATAATGTTTCAAGATATCACGACACTTCTACTTGACCCTAAGGTTTTCAGAGACACCATTGATTTGTTCGTTGAGCGCTACAAAAGCAAGAACATTTCTGTCGTTGCTG GGATCGAGGCTCGTGGCTTTATATTCGGTCCCCCTATTGCATTAGCAATCGGAGCAAAGTTTGTTCCACTGCGAAAGCCAAAGAAACTGCCAG GTGAAGTTTTCAGACAAGAGTATGACTTGGAATATGGAAGCGATTGTCTTGAAATGCATGTTGGCGCAGTGGCCTCTGGCGAACGTGCCCTGGTAGTTGATGATCTAATCGCTACTGGAGGCACTCTCTGTGCTGCCATGAAACTCTtag AATGCGCTGGGGCTGAAGTAGTCGAGTGTGCTTGCGTCATTGAAATACCTGCTCTCAAG GGGCGTGATCGGTTAAATGGTAAGCCTGTATATGTACTTGTCGACTCTCAGTGA
- the LOC125196849 gene encoding coatomer subunit zeta-1-like: MATFLSHETCPTIKNILLLDSEGKRVAVKYYSDEWPTNSAKLAFEKSIFSKTQKTNARTEAEITMVENNIIVYKFVQDLHFFVTGGDEENELILATVLQGFFDAVTLLLRNNVDQREALENLDMILLCLDEIVDGGIILETDGSIIAGKVATHSIDDGAPLSEQTISQALATAREHLTRSLLK; encoded by the exons ATGGCCACATTTCTCAGTCAT GAGACTTGCCCGACTATAAAAAACATACTTTTGCTGGATTCTGAGGGGAAGCGTGTTGCAGTTAAGTATTACTCAGATGAATGGCCTACAAATAGTGCTAAGCTTGCTTTCGAAAAATCTATTTTCTCAAAGACTCAAAAAACCAATGCTCGAACAGAAG CGGAGATAACAATGGTAGAGAACAACATCATCGTTTATAAGTTTGTCCAAGATCTGCACTTCTTTGTGACCGGGGGCGATGAAGAAAATGAGCTGATCCTAGCTACCGTTCTACAGGGATTCTTCGATGCAGTCACCCTACTCCTTAG GAACAATGTCGACCAAAGAGAGGCACTTGAGAACTTGGATATGATTCTTCTGTGCCTAGATGAAATCGTGGATGGAGG GATTATTCTCGAAACAGACGGTAGTATTATTGCTGGAAAAGTAGCAACCCATAGTATAGATGATGGTGCACCATTGTCAGAGCAG ACGATATCTCAAGCTCTGGCCACTGCACGTGAGCATCTAACAAGATCTCTTCTGAAATGA